The Azospirillum baldaniorum genome contains a region encoding:
- a CDS encoding phospholipase D-like domain-containing protein, with protein sequence MSEHKDAADLAGARPILRPGATCWRTERADRVAVLVDGAAFFAAVRAALLRARRSVILLGWDIDPRMRLDPHDPETLGDFLARLIRHRPSLQIHALKWDMPFPISLEHPHGPLERLNRRTGPRLTLELDDALPVGAAQHQKLVVVDDALAFCGGIDLAGDRWDTPEHRDNDPRRRWPTGELHAPRHDVMMAVDGPAARALGLMARERWSHATGQALPPPPPEGFLAVGADPWPEGLHPLITDADVGIARTLPDCLVGRPVRENEALTFAAIAEARHSIYLENQYFASFRVAEALARRLREPDGPEVVVVVPMESPSWFDRMAMDTPRGVVLQELRAADRHGRLRAMTPLTEGGNGIVVHSKLMVVDDRLLRIGSSNLNNRSMGYDTECDLAVEAPPGDRSTASAIGAVRNRLLAEHMGVDPSEMTAAVRATGSLVAAIDRLNKPSGRRLAPLPDTDPGLTEQAFAALRIADPDRPEEAWAVWKRMPPAPAPARSLTRAVGAALFTAGAIAGVYAVALAIVETDRGGR encoded by the coding sequence ATGAGCGAACATAAGGATGCGGCGGATCTGGCCGGGGCGCGGCCCATCCTGCGCCCCGGCGCCACCTGCTGGCGGACCGAGCGCGCGGACCGGGTGGCGGTGCTGGTCGATGGCGCCGCCTTCTTCGCGGCGGTGCGCGCCGCCCTGCTGCGGGCGCGGCGGTCGGTGATCCTGCTCGGCTGGGACATCGATCCGCGGATGCGCCTCGACCCCCACGACCCGGAGACGCTGGGCGATTTCCTCGCCCGCCTGATCCGCCACCGCCCGTCGCTGCAGATCCACGCGCTGAAATGGGACATGCCGTTCCCGATCTCGCTGGAGCACCCGCACGGACCGCTGGAGCGGCTGAACCGCCGCACCGGCCCGCGGCTGACGCTGGAGCTGGACGACGCCCTGCCGGTGGGCGCGGCGCAGCACCAGAAGCTGGTGGTGGTTGACGACGCGCTGGCCTTCTGCGGCGGCATCGATCTGGCCGGCGACCGCTGGGACACGCCGGAGCATCGCGACAACGACCCGCGCCGCCGCTGGCCGACCGGGGAGCTTCACGCCCCGCGCCACGACGTGATGATGGCGGTGGACGGACCCGCCGCCCGCGCGCTGGGGCTGATGGCGCGCGAGCGCTGGAGCCACGCCACCGGGCAGGCGCTGCCGCCCCCGCCGCCGGAGGGCTTTCTCGCGGTCGGCGCCGATCCCTGGCCGGAGGGGCTGCACCCGCTGATCACCGACGCGGATGTGGGCATCGCCCGCACGCTTCCCGACTGTCTGGTCGGCCGTCCGGTCCGCGAGAACGAGGCGCTGACCTTCGCCGCCATCGCCGAGGCGCGCCACAGCATCTATCTGGAGAACCAGTATTTCGCCTCCTTCCGCGTGGCCGAGGCGCTGGCCCGGCGGCTGCGCGAGCCGGACGGGCCGGAGGTGGTCGTCGTCGTCCCCATGGAGAGTCCGAGCTGGTTCGACCGCATGGCCATGGACACGCCGCGCGGCGTGGTGCTTCAGGAGCTGCGCGCCGCCGACCGCCACGGGCGCCTGCGCGCCATGACCCCGCTGACCGAGGGCGGCAACGGCATCGTCGTGCATTCCAAGCTGATGGTGGTGGACGACCGGCTGCTGCGCATCGGGTCGAGCAACCTGAACAACCGCTCCATGGGCTACGACACCGAATGCGATCTGGCGGTGGAGGCGCCGCCCGGCGACCGCAGCACCGCCAGCGCCATCGGCGCCGTGCGCAACCGCCTGCTGGCCGAGCATATGGGCGTCGACCCGTCGGAGATGACCGCCGCCGTCCGCGCCACGGGCAGCCTTGTGGCCGCCATCGACCGGCTGAACAAGCCATCCGGTCGCCGCTTGGCGCCGCTGCCCGACACCGATCCCGGCCTGACCGAGCAGGCCTTTGCCGCCCTGCGCATCGCCGATCCCGACCGCCCGGAAGAGGCCTGGGCCGTGTGGAAGCGCATGCCGCCGGCCCCGGCGCCGGCCCGCTCCCTGACCCGCGCGGTGGGGGCGGCGCTGTTCACCGCCGGGGCGATCGCCGGGGTCTACGCCGTCGCCCTGGCGATCGTCGAGACGGACCGCGGCGGCCGCTGA
- a CDS encoding PAS domain-containing protein has protein sequence MTLLARLFLLVLLAVLPALGIQAYSVFQFRAERAEEVAAQAQRLLHLVEGEQARIVDGARLMVTSIAESAALRSGDYAQCQAHLIRLAQRAPEYRNLTVLDRDGAVLCSAIPSNAPAAVDLPYVRRALKEGRFVVGEWTTPGPAAEPGTAMLPFAVPFRDEAGTVAGVVTLGLDLPWLATNFAARPLPENASLLVTDRNGTILVKLPNGIAQRGERVPQPYLNLLGEPRGGVITLPGMDGVARVLAYSPSRQGARDLFISVGLDHTAVAGTIDRATRQGLLMTLTGLVVAILAAWIGGTLFIRRPVEALIRATQGWSAGNSSARAGLVDRKSEIGQLGRAFDAMAETLEARERALRGSEEHLRAVLDALPTFIGVLSPTGDVLQVNQTAVQASGLPVEQIVGHPFHEACGHAFAGAAGDRLRTAVERAAHGDSARFDAPVRIAGDRAAIMEMRVTPMRGADGRITHLIVSGIDITERKSTEEALRVANERFRTALRNSGVVVFNQDCALRYTWMHNPALGYTAEHVVGKTDFEVFEDAADAEVVTAIKRRALDTGEGVREEVRIRHAGQDLFYDMTIDPLRGPDGALAGITCAAVDVTGRKQAEADLRRAREEAEHAAAGKSKFLAVASHDLRQPVQSLYLFAAALGDRLQGHPSLPLLDNMRQALDTLKGLLDGLLDMSRLESGKIAANPAEVRLGQVLGRLVAEYAPRAAQKGLELRAVPTRAWVRTDPSHLERILRNLIENALRYTRQGRILIGCRRSGPDRLRVEVWDSGVGIPADRLEDIFEEFTQIQGSGDRGLGLGLAIVKRLSKLLDHRVRVRSKEGIGSVFSVEMPRVVVEKPRAAAVSQPAMDLFRQAANDCATKGMVLVIDDEAIILLGLKAMLEGWGYSVLTARSGDQALERLRADGRRPQIVLADYQLQQGRTGPEALAAVQGLVGKDVPGIILTGDTAPERLDEARRNGFSILHKPVFPNDLRKMMANAGAA, from the coding sequence ATGACCTTGCTGGCCCGCCTTTTCCTCCTGGTGCTTCTGGCCGTTCTGCCGGCCCTGGGCATCCAGGCCTACAGCGTGTTCCAGTTCCGTGCGGAACGCGCCGAGGAAGTTGCGGCCCAGGCCCAACGGCTGCTGCATCTGGTCGAGGGAGAGCAGGCGCGGATCGTCGACGGCGCACGGCTGATGGTCACCTCCATCGCGGAATCGGCCGCTCTGCGGTCCGGCGATTATGCCCAGTGCCAAGCCCATCTGATCCGGTTGGCCCAACGCGCCCCCGAATACCGCAACCTGACCGTCCTGGACCGCGACGGTGCCGTTCTGTGCAGCGCCATCCCCAGCAACGCCCCCGCCGCCGTCGACCTTCCCTACGTCCGCCGCGCGTTGAAGGAAGGCCGCTTCGTCGTCGGCGAATGGACGACTCCCGGCCCGGCGGCGGAGCCCGGCACCGCCATGCTGCCCTTCGCCGTTCCCTTCCGCGACGAGGCGGGCACGGTCGCCGGTGTGGTGACGCTCGGCCTCGACCTGCCCTGGCTGGCCACCAACTTCGCGGCGCGTCCCCTGCCCGAGAACGCCAGCCTGCTGGTCACCGACCGCAACGGCACCATCCTGGTCAAGCTGCCCAACGGCATCGCCCAGCGCGGCGAGCGCGTGCCGCAGCCCTATCTGAACCTGCTGGGCGAACCGCGCGGCGGCGTCATCACCCTGCCGGGAATGGACGGGGTGGCGCGGGTGCTCGCCTATTCGCCGTCCCGCCAGGGCGCGCGCGACCTGTTCATCAGCGTCGGGCTCGACCACACCGCCGTGGCCGGCACCATCGACCGCGCCACCCGCCAGGGCCTGCTGATGACGCTGACCGGGCTGGTGGTCGCCATCCTGGCCGCCTGGATCGGCGGCACCCTGTTCATCCGCCGTCCGGTCGAGGCGCTGATCCGCGCCACCCAGGGGTGGAGCGCCGGCAATTCCAGCGCGCGGGCCGGTCTGGTGGACCGCAAGTCGGAGATCGGCCAGCTCGGCCGCGCCTTCGATGCCATGGCCGAGACGCTGGAGGCCCGCGAGCGCGCGCTGCGCGGTTCCGAGGAGCATCTGCGCGCCGTCCTGGACGCCCTGCCGACCTTCATCGGGGTGCTGAGCCCGACGGGCGACGTGCTTCAGGTCAACCAGACCGCCGTCCAGGCCTCCGGCCTGCCGGTCGAGCAGATCGTCGGCCACCCCTTCCACGAGGCCTGCGGGCACGCCTTCGCCGGAGCCGCGGGCGACCGCCTGCGCACGGCGGTTGAGCGCGCCGCCCACGGCGACTCCGCGCGCTTCGACGCGCCGGTGCGCATCGCCGGGGACCGCGCGGCGATCATGGAGATGCGGGTCACCCCGATGCGCGGAGCTGACGGACGGATCACCCACCTGATCGTCTCGGGCATCGACATCACCGAGCGCAAGTCCACCGAGGAGGCGCTGCGCGTCGCCAACGAGCGCTTCCGCACGGCGCTGCGCAACTCCGGCGTCGTGGTGTTCAACCAGGATTGCGCCCTGCGCTACACCTGGATGCACAACCCGGCGCTCGGCTACACGGCGGAACACGTCGTCGGCAAGACCGACTTCGAGGTGTTCGAGGACGCCGCCGACGCCGAGGTCGTGACCGCCATCAAGCGGCGCGCGCTGGACACCGGCGAGGGCGTGCGCGAGGAGGTCCGCATCCGCCACGCCGGGCAGGACCTTTTCTACGACATGACCATCGACCCGTTGCGCGGCCCGGACGGCGCGCTGGCCGGAATCACCTGCGCCGCCGTGGATGTGACCGGCCGCAAGCAGGCCGAGGCCGACCTGCGCCGCGCGCGGGAGGAGGCGGAGCACGCCGCCGCCGGCAAGTCCAAGTTCCTGGCCGTCGCCAGCCACGACCTGCGCCAGCCCGTGCAGTCGCTCTACCTCTTCGCCGCCGCGCTGGGCGACCGCCTGCAGGGCCACCCCAGCCTGCCGCTGCTCGACAACATGCGTCAGGCGCTGGACACGCTGAAGGGCCTGCTGGACGGGCTGCTCGACATGTCGCGGCTGGAATCCGGCAAGATCGCCGCCAACCCGGCGGAGGTCCGGCTGGGTCAGGTGCTGGGCCGGCTGGTCGCCGAATACGCGCCGCGCGCCGCCCAGAAGGGGTTGGAGCTGCGCGCCGTCCCGACGCGGGCCTGGGTGCGCACCGACCCGTCGCATCTGGAACGCATCCTGCGCAACCTGATCGAGAACGCGCTGCGCTACACCCGCCAGGGCCGCATCCTGATCGGCTGCCGCCGCAGCGGCCCCGACCGTCTGCGCGTCGAGGTGTGGGACAGCGGCGTCGGCATCCCCGCCGACCGGCTGGAGGACATCTTCGAGGAGTTCACCCAGATCCAGGGCAGCGGCGACCGCGGGCTGGGCCTCGGCCTCGCCATCGTCAAGCGCCTGTCGAAGCTGCTCGACCACCGCGTGCGCGTGCGCTCGAAGGAGGGCATCGGCTCCGTCTTCTCGGTGGAGATGCCGCGCGTCGTGGTGGAAAAGCCCCGCGCCGCCGCCGTCTCGCAGCCCGCCATGGACCTCTTCCGGCAGGCCGCCAACGACTGCGCGACCAAGGGGATGGTGCTGGTCATCGACGACGAGGCGATCATCCTGCTCGGCCTGAAGGCGATGCTGGAGGGCTGGGGCTACAGCGTGCTGACCGCGCGCTCGGGCGACCAGGCGCTGGAACGGCTGCGCGCCGACGGACGCCGCCCGCAGATCGTGCTGGCCGATTATCAGCTCCAGCAGGGGCGGACCGGACCGGAGGCTCTGGCCGCGGTGCAGGGGCTGGTCGGCAAGGATGTGCCGGGCATCATCCTGACCGGCGACACCGCCCCGGAACGGCTGGACGAGGCCCGCCGCAACGGCTTCAGCATCCTGCACAAGCCGGTCTTCCCCAACGACCTGCGCAAGATGATGGCGAACGCCGGGGCGGCGTAA
- a CDS encoding amidoligase family protein, whose protein sequence is MDTSFRTPPHSTTTDGAPRTVGVEVEFANLDAPSAAAVVRSLYGGALEPESPHRCRVTGTRLGDFAVELDMRSAHPGKSEEGDAGPLGKAVGKAVDGVVEALRPWWGNIGSLVMPFEIAAPPIPIDRLAELEPLFAALSAQGAAGTDASPLFAFGLHLNPQVARTDGAYVLDHLKAFLLLAPWLRREIRVDPTRRLTGFIAAFPTDYAVKVVDPAYRPDLDGLIGDYLEANPTRNRELDLFPLFAHLAPETMAAKLSDPHVRPRPTFHYRLPNARLGDPDWSLAQDWNRWVAVEDLAADRDRLDALGADFRAFAARKALDGWAAEAGRRLAV, encoded by the coding sequence ATGGACACCTCATTCCGCACGCCCCCCCATTCCACCACGACGGACGGCGCCCCGCGCACGGTCGGCGTGGAGGTCGAATTTGCCAATCTTGACGCCCCGTCGGCGGCGGCGGTGGTGCGCAGCCTGTACGGGGGCGCTCTGGAACCGGAGAGTCCGCACCGCTGCCGGGTGACCGGCACGCGGCTGGGTGATTTCGCGGTGGAGCTGGACATGCGCTCCGCGCATCCGGGCAAGTCGGAGGAGGGCGACGCCGGTCCGCTGGGAAAAGCAGTGGGCAAGGCGGTGGATGGCGTGGTGGAGGCGCTGCGGCCCTGGTGGGGCAACATCGGCAGCCTCGTCATGCCGTTCGAGATCGCCGCCCCGCCCATCCCCATCGACCGGCTGGCCGAGCTGGAACCCCTGTTCGCCGCATTGAGCGCCCAGGGGGCCGCCGGCACGGACGCCAGCCCGCTGTTCGCCTTCGGCCTGCACCTGAATCCGCAGGTGGCGCGCACCGACGGCGCCTATGTGCTGGACCATCTGAAGGCCTTCCTGCTGCTGGCTCCCTGGCTGCGCCGCGAGATCCGCGTGGACCCGACCCGGCGCCTGACCGGATTCATCGCCGCCTTCCCGACGGACTACGCGGTGAAGGTGGTCGATCCCGCCTACCGTCCCGATCTCGACGGGCTGATCGGCGACTATCTGGAGGCCAACCCGACCCGCAACCGCGAGTTGGACCTGTTCCCGCTGTTCGCCCATCTCGCCCCGGAGACGATGGCGGCCAAGCTGAGCGATCCGCATGTGCGGCCCCGCCCGACCTTCCACTACCGCCTGCCGAACGCCCGGCTGGGCGACCCGGACTGGAGCCTGGCCCAGGACTGGAACCGCTGGGTCGCGGTGGAGGATCTGGCGGCGGACCGCGACCGGCTCGACGCGCTGGGGGCCGACTTCCGCGCCTTCGCCGCGCGCAAGGCGCTGGACGGCTGGGCCGCCGAGGCGGGCCGCCGGCTTGCCGTCTGA
- a CDS encoding gamma-glutamyl-gamma-aminobutyrate hydrolase family protein, with protein MAAFIARGRPLIGVTASVHGSRIAWWANRLALRRAGARAVRITARDPFPIERLDGLVVGGGDDIDAALYGETALPKMRIDPERDRLELCALDGAAARRLPVLGICRGSQMINVHRGGSLLTDIHEVYEEAPRLRTVLPRKRIRIDPRSHLYRILGIAECRVNALHHQAVDRLGDGLRVVARETVGIVQGIEAVHHPFLIGVQWHPEYLVADQRQQALFRTLAATAAGTASLEDATAL; from the coding sequence ATGGCCGCCTTCATCGCAAGGGGACGCCCCCTGATCGGAGTCACCGCGTCGGTTCACGGCAGCCGCATCGCCTGGTGGGCGAACCGTCTGGCGCTGCGCCGCGCCGGGGCGCGGGCGGTGCGCATCACGGCGCGCGACCCCTTCCCCATCGAGCGGCTGGACGGTCTGGTGGTCGGCGGCGGCGACGACATCGACGCCGCCCTCTATGGCGAAACCGCCCTCCCGAAGATGCGCATCGACCCGGAGCGCGACCGGCTGGAATTGTGCGCGCTGGATGGCGCGGCGGCGCGGCGGCTTCCCGTTCTGGGCATCTGCCGGGGCTCGCAGATGATCAACGTGCACCGCGGCGGCTCGCTGCTCACCGACATCCACGAGGTCTACGAGGAGGCGCCGCGCCTGCGCACCGTCCTGCCGCGCAAGCGCATCCGCATCGACCCGCGCAGCCATCTCTACCGCATCCTGGGCATCGCCGAATGCCGGGTGAACGCACTGCACCATCAGGCGGTGGACCGGCTGGGCGACGGTCTGCGCGTGGTGGCGCGCGAGACGGTGGGGATCGTCCAGGGCATCGAGGCGGTCCACCACCCCTTCCTGATCGGGGTGCAGTGGCATCCCGAATATCTGGTCGCCGACCAACGCCAGCAGGCGCTGTTCCGCACCCTGGCCGCCACCGCCGCCGGAACCGCCAGCCTGGAGGACGCCACGGCCTTGTGA
- a CDS encoding sensor histidine kinase → MPSKSHHRPLVLLVLAALLPLVVLSAVLGGAWLRGQQSAMEANAVALVDRLSALVDRELSAQTDALKAVAASPLLDSLAAGRELDAVTFFEYAERVQGALPLWTTIVLSDVEGNRLVDAPFLVGGVRGRVLDMDSHRRVVETGQPAVGTILRGPRGGYAFPIRVPVTRNGAPVAVLSAVVMPEGFQSLLFGNRLPPGWIAAVIDAEGRVVARAGGEPDMIGRHASENALRARRAAGSGVYDGMSLEGAPTVVAFRTLPNYGWSVHFAIPQDAYRAPVSNAVWLAGAGALASLLMAGAFLWLLARELRLRRRQEAAREESLRLEALGRMTGGVAHDIANLLTVVMSGIAAIRSRPNDPERITRVLPEIEGAVARGQALMRQMAAFGRRSVYEPVPFRLQDRKAALEALLARSAGSGVDTALIVPDDLWPIIADPDAMEVALLNLAVNARDAMPDGGALTIMAENRALPERRGDDTGLSGDFVALAVRDTGTGIPPEHLRRIFEPFFTTKPDGKGTGLGLSQVFGFARQSGGTVTVTSTAGAGTTVTLYLPRAATDEGSA, encoded by the coding sequence TTGCCGTCGAAGTCCCATCATCGTCCACTGGTTCTTCTGGTGCTGGCTGCTCTGCTGCCGCTGGTTGTCCTGTCCGCGGTTCTCGGCGGCGCTTGGCTGCGCGGGCAGCAGAGCGCGATGGAAGCCAACGCCGTTGCCCTTGTGGACCGCCTGTCCGCCCTTGTGGACCGCGAGCTGTCCGCGCAGACGGACGCGCTGAAGGCGGTGGCGGCGTCGCCCCTGCTGGACAGCCTGGCTGCGGGCCGCGAACTCGACGCCGTGACCTTCTTCGAATACGCCGAGCGGGTGCAGGGCGCGCTTCCCCTGTGGACGACGATCGTCCTCAGCGACGTCGAGGGGAACCGGCTGGTCGACGCCCCTTTCCTGGTGGGCGGTGTCCGGGGCAGGGTGCTGGACATGGACAGCCATCGGCGCGTGGTGGAGACGGGCCAACCGGCGGTCGGCACGATCCTGCGCGGCCCGCGCGGCGGCTACGCCTTTCCCATCCGCGTTCCGGTGACGCGCAACGGCGCGCCGGTCGCTGTCCTGTCGGCGGTGGTGATGCCGGAGGGCTTCCAGAGCCTGCTGTTCGGCAACCGCCTGCCGCCGGGCTGGATCGCCGCGGTCATCGACGCCGAAGGGCGTGTGGTGGCACGGGCCGGCGGTGAACCGGACATGATCGGGCGTCACGCCAGCGAAAACGCGCTCCGCGCCCGCCGCGCCGCCGGCAGCGGCGTCTATGACGGAATGAGCCTGGAGGGCGCGCCGACGGTGGTCGCCTTCCGCACCCTGCCCAACTACGGGTGGTCGGTTCACTTCGCCATCCCGCAGGACGCCTATCGGGCGCCGGTCTCCAACGCGGTCTGGCTGGCCGGGGCGGGGGCCTTGGCCAGCCTGTTGATGGCCGGCGCCTTCCTGTGGCTCCTCGCCCGCGAGTTGCGGCTGCGCCGCCGCCAGGAGGCGGCGCGGGAGGAAAGCCTGAGGCTGGAGGCCCTGGGCCGCATGACCGGCGGCGTCGCCCACGACATCGCCAATCTGCTGACCGTGGTGATGAGCGGCATCGCCGCCATCCGCAGCCGTCCCAACGATCCGGAGCGCATCACCCGCGTGCTTCCCGAGATCGAGGGTGCCGTGGCGCGCGGGCAGGCGCTGATGCGGCAGATGGCCGCCTTCGGCCGGCGCAGCGTCTACGAACCGGTGCCCTTCCGCCTCCAGGACCGCAAGGCGGCGCTGGAGGCCCTGCTGGCGCGCTCCGCCGGCAGCGGGGTGGACACCGCCCTGATCGTTCCGGACGACCTCTGGCCGATCATCGCCGATCCGGACGCCATGGAGGTGGCGCTGCTCAATCTGGCGGTGAACGCCCGCGACGCCATGCCGGACGGTGGTGCGCTGACCATCATGGCGGAAAACCGCGCCCTGCCGGAGCGGCGGGGCGATGACACCGGGCTGAGCGGCGACTTCGTGGCGCTGGCCGTCCGCGACACCGGAACCGGCATCCCGCCGGAGCATCTGCGCCGCATCTTCGAACCCTTCTTCACCACCAAGCCGGATGGCAAGGGGACCGGGCTGGGGCTCAGCCAGGTTTTCGGCTTCGCCCGGCAATCGGGCGGGACGGTCACGGTGACCAGCACGGCCGGGGCCGGCACCACCGTGACGCTCTATCTGCCGCGGGCGGCGACGGACGAGGGTTCCGCCTGA
- a CDS encoding sensor histidine kinase — MTEKQAGRRLRLHTVTMITALATAFLMAGLTLGVGGAFVRVLDLAEEADRAIVPQIARQHQYAVFAARMGQLAEAVLRSRSPEERAGALAEVEGVSQRFAADAAAPELLQRLEQAIQAVRRTAERADAIDALAAQAITLQRKGDEAFLSLLRSGAPLAVQEPYHRALGALAAGLIATDTEQLAVEVARFHEHAAAVVNALIPLEAGERAPLARTARDLDGLGALFTLRRTILSEAGLMGLETEIAHGVLNDLSGSLTDAAATNTRRIADTLTDQARSGLWIVLVGLGIASAVQTLLYVLLRVHVVRPIRRASQALGMVQKERRTVRLPPALFAELQAISTSVERFGTALVETHAYAEALKAGEERMRAILAASPFPIVIARRSDDAVLFANPQAEGLFGTEGERLVLTRNARFFVHPSDAARLSRLVAEQGAASDLEMEMRTAGGRPFWAMISAVEIHDVDEPAILIAVNDITLRKRSEEETEAAKERAESALADLRDTQAHLIQAEKMASLGGMVAGVAHEVNTPVGIALTGITHLADQTRKVVRGVEANTLRRADFTGYLTTAGEACRLIETNLNRAAELIQSFKQTAVDQTSEERRRVDLAAYLDDVLTSLRPRLKQTPHRVVIDCPAGLWVDSYPGALFQVLTNLTMNAVVHAYPDGRAGTLTVAVTRPNPQEVELRFCDDGCGIPTAHLGRVFDPFFTTRRGEGGSGLGLHIVYNIVTTRLRGSIRVESRVEDRERGQEGGGTCFVLRFPAEAPPAVDSGEPAAVRAEPVS, encoded by the coding sequence GTGACGGAGAAACAGGCGGGCCGGCGGCTTCGGCTGCACACGGTGACGATGATCACCGCGCTGGCCACGGCGTTTCTGATGGCCGGGCTGACGCTCGGGGTGGGCGGTGCCTTCGTCCGGGTGCTCGACCTCGCGGAGGAGGCGGACCGCGCCATCGTTCCCCAGATCGCCCGCCAGCACCAGTACGCCGTCTTTGCTGCCCGCATGGGTCAGCTCGCCGAGGCCGTCCTGCGCTCCCGCTCGCCGGAGGAGCGCGCCGGCGCCCTGGCCGAGGTGGAGGGGGTGTCGCAGCGCTTCGCGGCGGACGCGGCGGCCCCGGAGCTGCTGCAACGGCTCGAACAGGCCATCCAGGCGGTGCGCCGCACGGCCGAGCGGGCCGACGCCATCGACGCCCTGGCGGCCCAGGCCATCACTCTGCAGCGAAAGGGGGACGAGGCGTTTCTGAGCCTGCTGCGCTCCGGCGCCCCCCTGGCGGTGCAGGAACCCTACCACCGTGCGCTGGGGGCGCTGGCCGCCGGCCTGATCGCGACGGACACGGAACAACTCGCCGTCGAGGTCGCCCGCTTCCACGAGCACGCCGCCGCGGTGGTGAACGCGCTGATCCCGCTGGAGGCGGGGGAGCGGGCGCCGCTGGCCCGCACGGCGCGCGACCTCGACGGGCTGGGCGCGCTGTTCACCCTGCGCCGGACCATCCTGTCGGAAGCGGGGTTGATGGGGCTGGAGACGGAGATCGCCCACGGCGTGCTGAACGACCTCAGCGGCAGCCTGACCGACGCCGCCGCGACCAACACCCGGCGCATCGCCGACACCTTGACCGATCAGGCGCGCAGCGGCCTGTGGATCGTGCTGGTCGGGCTGGGAATCGCCTCGGCCGTGCAGACGCTGCTCTACGTGCTGCTGCGCGTCCATGTGGTCCGCCCGATCCGCCGGGCCTCGCAGGCGCTGGGCATGGTGCAGAAGGAGCGCCGGACCGTCCGCCTGCCGCCCGCCCTCTTCGCCGAGCTGCAGGCCATCTCCACCAGCGTGGAGCGGTTCGGCACGGCGCTGGTGGAGACCCACGCCTACGCCGAGGCGCTGAAGGCGGGGGAGGAGCGGATGCGCGCGATCCTGGCGGCCTCGCCCTTTCCCATCGTGATCGCGCGGCGGTCGGACGACGCCGTCCTGTTCGCCAACCCGCAGGCCGAGGGCCTGTTCGGGACCGAGGGCGAGCGGTTGGTGCTGACGCGCAACGCGCGCTTCTTCGTGCACCCGTCCGACGCCGCCCGGCTGTCCCGTCTGGTGGCCGAGCAGGGGGCGGCGAGCGATCTGGAGATGGAGATGCGCACCGCCGGGGGGCGGCCCTTCTGGGCGATGATCTCCGCGGTGGAGATCCACGACGTGGACGAGCCGGCCATCCTCATCGCCGTCAACGACATCACCCTGCGCAAGCGGTCGGAGGAGGAGACGGAGGCCGCCAAGGAGCGCGCCGAGAGCGCCCTGGCCGACCTGCGCGACACCCAGGCCCACCTGATCCAGGCGGAGAAGATGGCCTCGCTCGGCGGGATGGTGGCGGGGGTGGCGCACGAGGTGAACACGCCGGTGGGCATCGCCCTGACCGGCATCACCCACTTGGCCGACCAGACCCGCAAGGTGGTCCGCGGGGTCGAGGCCAACACGCTGCGCCGCGCCGACTTCACCGGTTATCTGACCACCGCCGGGGAGGCCTGCCGGCTGATCGAAACCAACCTGAACCGAGCCGCCGAGCTGATCCAGAGCTTCAAGCAGACGGCCGTGGACCAGACCAGCGAGGAACGGCGTCGCGTCGATCTGGCCGCCTATCTGGACGACGTGCTGACCAGCCTGCGCCCGCGGCTGAAACAGACCCCCCACCGCGTGGTGATCGACTGTCCGGCGGGACTGTGGGTGGACAGCTATCCCGGCGCGCTGTTCCAGGTCCTGACCAACCTGACCATGAACGCGGTGGTCCACGCCTATCCGGACGGAAGGGCCGGCACGCTGACCGTCGCGGTGACCCGCCCCAACCCGCAGGAGGTCGAACTGCGCTTCTGCGACGACGGTTGCGGCATTCCCACCGCCCATCTGGGGCGCGTCTTCGACCCCTTCTTCACGACGCGGCGCGGCGAGGGGGGCAGCGGGCTCGGCCTGCACATCGTCTACAACATCGTGACCACCCGCCTGCGCGGCAGCATCCGGGTCGAAAGCCGGGTGGAGGACCGGGAGCGCGGTCAAGAGGGTGGAGGCACCTGCTTCGTCCTGCGCTTCCCCGCCGAGGCTCCCCCCGCGGTGGACTCCGGTGAACCGGCGGCGGTCAGGGCGGAGCCGGTGAGCTGA